The Takifugu flavidus isolate HTHZ2018 chromosome 17, ASM371156v2, whole genome shotgun sequence genome contains a region encoding:
- the LOC130513404 gene encoding retinal-specific phospholipid-transporting ATPase ABCA4-like isoform X1: protein MGSGQQVSLLLWKNWTIRRRQRGRFFMEIMWPVLLFMGLVWLRRVNPLYRQHECHFPNKAMPSTGVLPWLQGIFCNANNPCFQYSTRGESPGLVSNYNNSILSKLYWDVQELLLSDPEFQHVGRLWKELNSMSNFMDTLRTRPEMVSGRGVKVEAILKDDETLTSFLLRDVPLTQSVVNQLVNAQIRPEQFAFGVPHLHLKDIACSLNLLERFLIFPSSRGLYAVRNAMCILTPQRLQIIEDKFYANVDFFKLFRLLPLVLDNHSEGIDIRFWVKVISATSDKLEELYQRNSSKEFLQVVAPLFQSNLTFWQLMAAASSLVCGYTEGAFSRVASFNWYEDNNYKAFLGISSETGRSRYSYDNSTTLFCNDLMEGLELNPATRIMWKSVKPLLMGQILYAPDSPAVRQIIKNANTTFEELERLRTMGKAWEEVAPQIWAFFQNGIQVKMIRDTIQNPSVMDFIDRTLEETPFSSKHILNFLHNGPSEDRLPDMPDFDWRDIFNLTDQVIRMLNQYGECVILDKFVALPDEDMVTHHALDLLEDSKFWAGLIFVNMYPWTTAVPPHVKFKIRMDIDAVERTNKVKDRYWDPGPRADPMDDLRYVWGGFAYLQDIIEHGIIKTQTGKEWPLGVYLQQMPYPCYVDDLFMLTLNRCFPIFMVLAWVYSVSMIVKSIVLEKELRLKETLKATGVTNGVIWSTWFIDCFLMMGTSTALLTVIIMGGRVLNYSNAVILFLFLLTFTMATIMQCFLLSVFFNQANLAAACCGIVYFTLYLPHIFCFAWQDRITKDMKILASLLSQVAFGFGTEYLSRYEEQGLGLQWDNIQTSPLEGDEFSFLTSIIMMGLDTILYAVLAWYLDNVFPGQYGIGRPFYFPLLPCFWFNRVAPALGNNKLEKSSNGFSKLAKREQGQTPIKQDQEKTRTSEEMASCEHQNERDGQEKENQAEAEETAQSFFEAEPVDLVKGVCIQNLVKVFGGSSKPAVDGLSINFYENQITAFLGHNGAGKTTTMSILTGIFPPSSGTATIYGKDICTDMDSIRLSLGMCPQHNILFQHMTVAEHILFYSLLKGRPTAEAEEEVENMLQDLGFPHKRDELIQNLSGGMQRKLSVALAFVGGAKVVILDEPTSGVDPYSRRSIWDLLLKYRAGRTVILSTHHMDEADLLSDRVAIISQGRLHCCGSPIFLKNCFGAGFYLTLVRRIKHEIPKTSCDHTDECSCKCSKCSKFKSSQESQTADRQLDGNLENITALIHHHVPQARLIEAIGQELTYLLPSRNFQPRAYASLFRELEETLVDIGLSSFGVSDTSLEEIFLKVTADGNATNRKCDQDKKSLQQISRNSLSWLNRVAIDMDPPKESDGAVHNNGQGLCNNMDGSTGRGSYQVRGLRLIFKQFFALLVKRLHHTTRSYKDFVAQIVLPASFVFLALTFTLIVPPFGEYPSLTLSPWMYGRQYTFFSNEHPSDAQMRYFGEVLLNKPGFGTRCMVEEPLENFPCNNITTEWEMPLVNPELIDMLADQEWNSLRPSPDCQCSTPRKLTMLPVCPEGAGGLPPPQRIQSTGDVLMDLTGRNISDYLVKTYPSLIRTSLKSKYWVNEQRYGGISVGGQLPVLELQPQTIKDVATQMGRLFNVTGGKHSRKTLEDIETFLRYMETQNNVKVWYNNKGWHAMASFMNVANNAILRAHLPKGANLAEYGITVINHPLNLTKKQLSEITVLTTSVDAVVAICVIFAMSFIPASFVLYLIQERVTQAKHLQFVSGVSPLVYWMANFLWDMVNYSIGVAMVVEIFIFFDKKCYTSAANLQPLIALLMLYGWSVTPMMYPMSYLFSIPSTAYVSLSCINLFIGLNSSALTFILDLFENTTALHKLNQLLKTVLLIFPHYCLGRGLIDMAMNQAVTDIYAHFGEDYRLDPYNWNFIGKNLFCMTIEGFLYFILTILFQYRFFLDHWVSDCPKPPVLDEDADVAGERARICKNERTNDILQIRDLSKTYKGTIIPAVNRICLGVSSGECFGLLGVNGAGKTTTIKMLTGDIDVTTGEASVAGHCVLTNILDVHQNMGYCPQFDAIDELLTGREHLHLYARLRGVPEAEISRVAEWAIQKLGLSQDANQSAGTYSGGNRRKLSTAIAMIGCPVLVLLDEPTTGMDPLSRRFLWNSIMSVIQDRRAVVLTSHSMEECEALCTRLAIMVNGSFKCLGTIQHLKYKFGDGYMLTMKIRAAKPNCAPDLNPAEAFMESTFPGCIQREKHYNTLQYKISSSSLARIFQMVLANKDKLNIEDYSVSQTTLDQVFVNFAKQQSREDDTIVLHPKAAGAQAYIHTNTSTKSLIK, encoded by the exons ATGGGGTCAGGGCAACAGGTCAGCCTCCTGCTGTGGAAGAACTGGACCATCCGCAGGAGACAGCGG GGTCGTTTCTTCATGGAGATCATGTGGCCCGTTCTGCTGTTCATGGGACTGGTGTGGCTGCGGAGGGTCAACCCTCTGTACCGCCAGCACGAAT GCCACTTCCCTAACAAGGCCATGCCCTCCACTGGCGTCCTACCTTGGCTCCAAGGAATCTTCTGCAATGCCAACAACCCTTGTTTTCAATACTCCACCCGTGGAGAATCTCCCGGTCTTGTGTCCAACTACAACAACTCCAT TTTGTCTAAGTTATACTGGGATGTCCAAGAGCTTCTTCTGAGTGACCCAGAGTTTCAGCATGTCGGTCGTCTCTGGAAGGAGCTGAACTCCATGAGCAACTTCATGGACACCCTGCGCACCCGCCCTGAAATGGTCTCAG GCCGGGGAGTGAAGGTGGAGGCCATCTTAAAGGACGATGAGACTCTGACATCATTCCTGCTGAGAGACGTTCCTCTGACACAGTCGGTGGTGAATCAGCTAGTCAATGCTCAGATCAGGCCTGAACAG TTTGCCTTTGGGGTTCCACATCTTCATCTGAAGGACATTGCCTGCAGTCTGAACCTGCTGGAGCGGTTTCTCATCTTCCCCAGCAGCCGAGGACTCTACGCCGTTCGCAACGCCATGTGCATCTTAACGCCGCAGCGGCTGCAGATCATCGAAGACAAATTCTACGCCAATGTGGATTTTTTCAAGCTTTTCCGGCTG CTTCCTCTTGTTCTGGACAATCACTCAGAAGGCATTGACATTCGCTTCTGGGTAAAGGTCATTTCTGCCACCTCAGACAAACTGGAAGAG TTGTACCAGAGGAACAGCTCCAAAGAGTTCCTCCAGGTGGTGGCTCCCCTCTTCCAGAGCAATCTGACCTTCTGGCAGCTGAtggctgctgcctccagcctGGTGTGTGGTTACACCGAAGGCGCTTTCTCCCGCGTGGCCTCCTTTAACTGGTATGAGGACAATAACTACAAAGCCTTCCTGGGCATCAGCAGTGAAACGGGGCGGAGCCGCTACAGCTATGACAACAGCACAA CTTTGTTTTGCAATGATCTGATGGAGGGGCTGGAGTTAAACCCTGCCACAAGAATCATGTGGAAATCTGTGAAGCCCCTGCTGATGGGACAGATCCTCTATGCCCCCGACTCACCTGCTGTCAGACAGATCATCAAAAAT GCAAATACCACATttgaagagctggagaggctgagaaCGATGGGGAAGGCCTGGGAGGAAGTAGCACCCCAAATCTGGGCATTTTTCCAAAATGGAATTCAAGTCAAGATGATCCGG GACACTATCCAAAATCCATCGGTGATGGATTTCATTGACAGGACACTAGAAGAGACACCTTTCTCCTCTAAGCACATCCTAAACTTCCTGCATAATGGCCCATCAGAGGACCGTCTACCTGACATGCCGGATTTTGATTGGCGAGATATCTTCAATCTCACTGACCAGGTCATTCGGATGCTAAACCAGTATGGGGAG TGTGTGATTCTGGATAAATTTGTGGCTCTGCCCGATGAGGACATGGTAACTCATCATGCCTTGGACCTGTTGGAGGACAGCAAGTTCTGGGCAGGCCTTATATTTGTAAACATGTACCCTTGGACAACCGCAGTGCCGCCACATGTCAAGTTCAAAATTCGTATGGACATTGATGCAGTGGAGCGCACCAATAAGGTCAAAGACAG ATATTGGGACCCCGGCCCTAGAGCTGATCCAATGGATGACCTCCGCTATGTTTGGGGCGGCTTTGCGTATCTACAGGACATAATCGAGCACGGGATCATCAAGACTCAGACAGGAAAGGAATGGCCACTGGGGGTATATTTACAACAGATGCCGTACCCTTGTTACGTGGATGATCT ATTCATGCTAACATTAAACCGCTGTTTCCCCATCTTCATGGTTCTGGCCTGGGTCTACTCTGTGTCCATGATAGTTAAGAGTATTGTCCTTGAGAAGGAGCTACGCCTGAAGGAGACCCTTAAGGCCACTGGGGTCACCAATGGCGTCATCTGGTCTACCTGGTTCATTGACTGCTTCCTCATGATGGGCACAAGCACTGCTCTCCTTACTGTCATCATCATG GGAGGAAGAGTGCTGAACTACAGCAATGCTGtcatcctctttctctttttgctGACCTTCACCATGGCTACCATCATGCAATGCTTCCTCCTGAGCGTCTTCTTCAACCAGGCCAACTTGGCTGCGGCCTGCTGCGGCATTGTTTACTTCACCCTTTACCTCCCACACATCTTCTGCTTTGCATGGCAAGACCGTATCACCAAGGACATGAAGATCCTGGCA AGTCTCCTCTCACAAGTGGCTTTTGGGTTCGGGACTGAGTATCTTTCACGATATGAAGAGCAGGGTCTGGGTCTACAGTGGGACAACATCCAGACCAGTCCTCTAGAAGGGGATGAATTTTCTTTTCTCACCTCCATTATCATGATGGGGCTGGACACCATATTGTACGCTGTACTGGCCTGGTACTTGGACAATGTCTTCCCTG GACAGTATGGAATTGGTCGgccattttattttcctctccttccctgtTTTTGGTTCAACAGGGTTGCTCCAGCCTTAG GCAACAACAAACTGGAAAAGAGTTCAAATGGTTTTAGTAAATTGGCAAAGCGAGAACAAGGGCAGACGCCAATAAAACAGGACCAGGAGAAAACCAGAACGTCCGAAGAGATGGCATCGTGTGAACACCAGAATGAACGTGAcgggcaggagaaggagaaccAGGCTGAAGCTGAGGAAACCG CTCAGTCATTCTTTGAAGCAGAGCCAGTCGACCTGGTGAAGGGTGTCTGCATCCAGAACCTGGTCAAAGTGTTTGGCGGCAGCTCCAAACCAGCTGTGGACGGCCTCAGCATCAACTTTTATGAAAACCAGATAACGGCTTTTCTTGGTCATAACGGGGCTGGGAAGACCACCACCAT gtccaTCCTGACTGGTATTTTCCCTCCCAGTTCAGGGACAGCCACCATCTATGGCAAAGACATCTGCACTGACATGGACAGCATTCGCCTATCTCTGGGAATGTGTCCTCAACACAACATTCTCTTTCAGCA TATGACTGTTGCCGAGCATATTCTCTTCTACTCACTGTTAAAAGGCCGCCCAACAGCGGAggctgaagaggaggtggagaacatGCTGCAGGATTTGGGCTTTCCACACAAGAGAGATGAACTAATCCAGAATCTCTCAG GGGGCATGCAGAGGAAACTGTCAGTTGCCTTAGCATTTGTTGGTGGGGCTAAAGTGGTGATTCTGGATGAGCCTACTTCAGGAGTGGACCCGTACTCCAGGCGCTCAATCTGGGACCTGCTGCTGAAATATCGTGCAG GGCGGACAGTCATTCTGTCCACCCACCACATGGATGAGGCAGACTTGCTGAGCGACAGGGTGGCCATCATCTCTCAAGGACGCCTCCACTGTTGCGGTTCCCCCATCTTCCTCAAGAACTGCTTTGGTGCTGGATTTTATCTGACCCTTGTACGACGAATTAAACATGAAATCCCAAAG ACCAGCTGTGACCACACGGATGAGTGCTCCTGTAAATGTTCCAAATGTTCCAAATTTAAATCAAGCCAGGAGAGTCAgactgcagacagacagctggaTG GTAACCTGGAGAACATCACAGCTCTGATCCATCATCATGTGCCACAGGCTCGCCTCATAGAAGCTATTGGTCAGGAGTTGACCTATTTGCTCCCCAGCCGCAACTTCCAGCCCAGAGCGTACGCCAGCCTCTTTAGGGAACTGGAGGAGACCCTGGTGGACATCGGTCTCAGCAGTTTTGGTGTGTCAGACACGTCACTGGAGGAG ATCTTTCTAAAGGTCACTGCTGATGGGAATGCAACCAACAGGAAATGTGATCAAG ACAAGAAATCATTGCAACAGATTTCTCGTAATAGTCTCTCTTGGTTGAACAGAGTTGCAATAGACATGGATCCACCAAAAG AGTCTGATGGGGCTGTGCACAACAATGGCCAGGGCCTGTGTAACAACATGGATGGTAGTACTGGCCGGGGATCCTACCAGGTCAGGGGCCTGCGTCTGATCTTTAAACAGTTCTTTGCTCTATTGGTCAAAAGGTTGCATCATACAACGCGGTCCTACAAAGACTTCGTTGCCCAG ATTGTGTTGCCGGCtagctttgtttttcttgctctGACGTTCACTCTGATTGTTCCACCATTTGGAGAGTATCCAAGTCTGACCCTCAGTCCCTGGATGTATGGGAGACAGTACACGTTCTTCAG TAATGAGCATCCCTCAGATGCTCAGATGAGATACTTTGGTGAAGTGTTGTTGAACAAGCCTGGTTTTGGGACTCGCTGCATGGTGGAGGAACCTCTAGA AAATTTCCCTTGTAACAACATCACCACTGAGTGGGAAATGCCCCTGGTCAACCCTGAGCTGATAGACATGCTGGCTGACCAAGAGTGGAATTCCCTCCGACCATCTCCTGACTGTCAGTGCAGCACACCCAGGAAGCTCACTATGCTGCCTGTATGTcctgagggagctggaggcctgCCGCCTCCACAG AGAATACAATCAACTGGAGATGTTCTAATGGATCTAACGGGCAGGAACATCTCAGACTACTTGGTGAAGACTTACCCAAGCCTCATCAGAACCAG CTTGAAGAGCAAATATTGGGTGAATGAGCAAAG ATATGGAGGTATATCAGTGGGGGGGCAGCTTCCAGTTTTagagctgcagcctcagacCATCAAGGATGTTGCCACCCAGATGGGGCGATTGTTCAACGTCACTGGA GGCAAACACTCCAGAAAAACCCTGGAGGACATAGAGACTTTCCTCAGGTACATGGAGACTCAAAACAATGTGAAG GTGTGGTACAACAATAAGGGCTGGCATGCCATGGCGTCTTTCATGAATGTGGCTAATAATGCCATTCTTCGTGCACACCTGCCCAAAGGTGCCAACCTGGCTGAATATGGAATCACTGTGATCAACCATCCCCTGAACCTCACCAAAAAACAGCTCTCTGAGATCACTGT CCTCACTACCTCAGTGGACGCAGTGGTGGCCATCTGTGTCATCTTTGCAATGTCCTTCATTCCAGCCAGTTTTGTCCTTTATTTGATCCAGGAGAGGGTCACACAGGCAAAGCATCTGCAGTTTGTCAGTGGTGTCAGCCCTTTGGTCTACTGGATGGCCAACTTCCTCTGGGACATG gtGAATTACTCCATCGGTGTTGCAATGGTGGTGgaaattttcattttctttgataaGAAATGCTATACTTCAGCGGCCAACCTGCAACCATTAATTGCCTTGCTCATGCTTTATGG CTGGTCTGTGACCCCCATGATGTACCCCATGTCATATTTATTCAGCATTCCCAGCACAGCATATGTCTCTTTGTCTTGCATCAACCTCTTCATTGGCCTGAACAGCAGTGCCCTCACTTTTATCCTGGACCTTTTTGAGAACACCACA GCTCTACACAAACTCAATCAGCTCCtaaagactgtgctgctcatcttccCCCATTACTGCCTGGGTAGAGGCCTCATAGATATGGCTATGAACCAGGCTGTGACTGATATCTATGCCCACTTTG GTGAAGACTACAGGCTCGATCCTTACAACTGGAATTTCATTGGAAAGAATCTATTCTGCATGACCATTGAAGGATTTCTCTATTTTATTCTTACTATTCTCTTCCAGTATCGATTTTTCTTGGATCACTG GGTGTCTGATTGTCCAAAGCCCCCTGTTTTGGACGAAGATGCAGATGTGGCAGGAGAGAGAGCTCGAATCTGTAAGAATGAAAGAACAAATGACATTCTTCAAATTCGAGATCTGTCAAAG ACTTACAAAGGAACAATCATTCCTGCAGTCAACCGAATCTGTCTTGGAGTTTCTTCCGGAGAG TGCTTTGGTCTTTTGGGAGTTAATGGTGCAGGGAAGACCACCACAATCAAGATGTTGACTGGAGATATTGATGTCACCACAGGAGAAGCCTCAGTTGCTGGTCATTG TGTTTTGACCAACATATTGGATGTGCACCAAAACATGGGATACTGCCCACAGTTTGATGCCATTGATGAGCTGCTGACTGGTAGAGAACACTTGCACCTCTATGCTCGCCTTCGGGGAGTTCCAGAAGCTGAGATCAGCAGG GTTGCAGAGTGGGCCATCCAGAAGCTGGGTCTTTCTCAAGATGCAAATCAGAGTGCTGGGACCTACAGTGGAGGCAATAGAAGAAAGCTCTCCACAGCCATCGCCATGATTGGTTGCcctgttctggtgctgctg GATGAGCCCACTACGGGCATGGACCCTCTCTCCAGACGCTTCCTGTGGAACTCCATCATGAGTGTTATTCAGGACAGACGAGCTGTAGTCCTGACCTCACACAG CATGGAGGAATGTGAAGCGCTGTGCACCCGCTTAGCCATAATGGTTAATGGATCATTCAAGTGTTTGGGAACAATCCAACACCTCAAATACAA GTTTGGGGATGGATACATGTTGACTATGAAGATCAGGGCAGCTAAGCCCAACTGCGCCCCAGACTTGAATCCTGCTGAAGCATTCATGGAGAGCACCTTTCCTGGCTGCATCCAGAGAGAAAAACACTACAACACCCTGCAGTACAagatctcttcctcctccttggcAAGGATCTTTCAAATGGTTCTTGCTAACAAAGATAAGCTCAACATAGAGGACTACTCTGTGTCGCAGACCACTCTCGATCAG GTTTTTGTTAACTTTGCCAAGCAACAGTCAAGAGAGGATGACACAATTGTTTTACACCcaaaagctgctggagctcaagcatatatacatactaACACATCAACCAAGAGTTTGATCAAGTGA